One window of the Chloroflexota bacterium genome contains the following:
- a CDS encoding transposase: MERSQGRHMSAEEKLRVVEEGRGSGATISEVCRRHQIAYTQ; encoded by the coding sequence GTGGAGAGAAGTCAAGGTAGGCACATGAGTGCTGAAGAGAAGCTGAGGGTAGTGGAGGAGGGGAGGGGGTCGGGGGCCACGATAAGCGAGGTATGCCGACGCCATCAGATTGCCTACACCCAGT
- a CDS encoding Ig-like domain repeat protein: MRGLASTPPASYYSPTTVDGLYGEWNLSNDFFANMYLAGNPTKPLTAKAYLRYDCVPNTLYVLVLTEPGAPALVAGWESSAWAAIGSVSNKVYTGLSGDDGIPPDFHWVDLSADGLTASGYEASFQLDSGTWSIIIRIEVFDSGGPQASATAGFPREGLPFTIVCEGAHPLAIHVNKYVSLDNQATWIESTIPPGPTVVEGTPLYFKFVITNSVNLTLSNIGLTDTVYDLTSISPPLPSSLAPDASYTGIIGPIIASVPGQHTNQATTSGSYSGTTVTESQDLYYTVIPAEADPSVTVQKYVSIDDLTYLDANVAPGPEVGLGAPVWFKFIVTNNGEVTLGNIQLTDDMYDLSGISPPPPSPFTLDPGASYTGVIGPIYKGVGQYTNTATATGEYNGTMYSDTDDANFRVLSTAYEEPHLKLVKSSWLDMTVVAPDDRADVGDRINYSLVAINDGNVSLTGVTVVDSKVSPLNAQWPGTPGTLLLGEAATFTGSYTLTQEDIDTGYVDNTATATSDQTSPVLASNTQHVWTGQTVLSVASSTGTYRGNVILSATLTSGGMGVIGKTISFTLGGSVVGSAITNVSGVATMTGVRVAGINAGTYTGYIGASFAGDTDYTASSGTADLTVNQAATSLSLRSSRDASTFGQLVTLHVTVRSTVIPSVVLQWKSDNQL; this comes from the coding sequence ATGCGGGGCTTGGCCTCCACCCCCCCGGCATCGTATTACAGCCCAACCACGGTGGATGGGCTGTACGGCGAATGGAATCTGAGCAACGACTTCTTCGCCAATATGTATCTGGCCGGCAACCCGACGAAGCCACTCACGGCGAAGGCATATCTCAGATACGACTGCGTACCCAACACGCTGTATGTTCTGGTTCTGACAGAACCGGGAGCACCTGCTCTAGTTGCTGGTTGGGAGAGCTCGGCATGGGCTGCCATAGGATCCGTTAGCAATAAGGTCTACACTGGCCTGTCCGGGGACGATGGCATACCTCCAGATTTTCACTGGGTAGATCTTTCTGCTGACGGGCTAACGGCCAGCGGCTATGAAGCCTCATTCCAGTTGGATAGTGGGACTTGGAGTATCATCATCCGTATTGAGGTTTTCGACTCCGGTGGCCCACAGGCGTCGGCTACCGCCGGATTCCCCAGAGAGGGGCTACCCTTCACCATTGTATGCGAGGGAGCACACCCGCTGGCAATTCACGTGAACAAGTATGTCTCCCTCGATAATCAAGCGACTTGGATTGAGTCTACTATTCCGCCTGGCCCCACTGTTGTCGAGGGCACTCCGCTATATTTCAAATTCGTGATCACCAACAGTGTGAACCTGACACTGTCTAATATCGGGTTGACAGACACCGTGTATGACCTTACCAGTATCAGTCCACCCCTACCTTCATCTCTTGCTCCAGATGCTTCCTATACTGGCATCATTGGGCCGATAATAGCCAGTGTTCCAGGGCAACACACTAACCAGGCCACTACTAGTGGCAGTTACAGCGGGACAACGGTCACTGAGAGCCAGGACTTATACTATACCGTTATACCGGCTGAAGCTGATCCGTCTGTCACTGTTCAGAAGTATGTGTCGATAGATGATCTAACATACTTGGATGCGAACGTGGCACCGGGCCCAGAGGTTGGACTGGGTGCACCTGTGTGGTTCAAGTTCATAGTTACCAACAACGGAGAGGTGACTCTGGGCAATATCCAGTTGACAGATGACATGTATGATCTCAGTGGAATCAGTCCCCCTCCACCTTCACCCTTTACCCTTGACCCAGGTGCTTCGTATACCGGGGTCATCGGGCCCATCTATAAAGGAGTGGGACAGTATACCAACACGGCTACCGCTACGGGAGAATATAACGGTACGATGTATTCTGATACCGATGACGCCAACTTCCGCGTGCTAAGCACTGCGTATGAGGAGCCGCACCTGAAGCTGGTCAAGTCTAGCTGGCTCGACATGACTGTGGTAGCACCGGACGACCGCGCTGACGTCGGTGACAGGATAAATTACAGCTTGGTGGCCATCAATGATGGTAATGTCTCCCTGACCGGGGTGACTGTGGTTGACTCCAAGGTGAGTCCGCTTAACGCCCAGTGGCCAGGTACTCCAGGAACGCTGCTTTTGGGCGAGGCCGCCACCTTCACCGGCAGCTACACGCTGACCCAGGAAGACATTGACACTGGCTATGTGGATAACACCGCCACTGCAACGAGCGACCAAACGTCGCCGGTTCTGGCATCCAACACGCAGCACGTTTGGACAGGGCAGACTGTTTTGTCTGTTGCTTCATCTACTGGTACCTACCGTGGCAACGTAATCCTGTCGGCCACGCTGACCTCGGGAGGAATGGGGGTAATTGGGAAGACAATAAGCTTCACTTTAGGTGGTAGTGTCGTAGGCAGCGCGATTACTAACGTCAGTGGCGTGGCCACCATGACCGGTGTCAGGGTAGCTGGCATCAATGCGGGGACGTATACGGGATACATAGGAGCCAGCTTTGCCGGTGATACTGATTACACCGCCAGCAGCGGGACAGCAGACCTGACGGTGAACCAGGCCGCCACCTCATTGTCTCTACGTTCATCCCGTGATGCCTCGACCTTCGGACAGTTGGTGACTCTTCATGTTACTGTAAGATCTACTGTGATACCCAGTGTTGTGCTTCAATGGAAGTCGGACAATCAGCTTTGA